The stretch of DNA ATCGCAAATAGATGAACGACGTTATTGCGATAGTAACTCATCAATATCGCATTTTTATTGTCTAACTTAATGATTGTGCCGTACTCATCACTGTCCGAGTCTACTTTTTCTAATAAAATAGCTTCATCAATTATCTCTGATGCTGATTCACTTGGCGTTTTAACTAAGTTTGAATATGGCACTGATGTTTGCAGGCCAATATAAAATTCAATTAACGACTCCATTTCAACACGAGGAAGCGCATGGCTGTCAGAAGTTAACAGTGCTAACGCCGATAAATTAACTGTGTTTAATACAGCGGCATCATTTATCGAGCCCATGACTTTATTTGCCGTATGATTGACCACAGGCGTTAACCAAGTTGGCTTTACAACATCAGTTGGATTGATGAGTGAACGCCACTCTGGAGCTTGATCATTTAAAATTTCATTTAGACTGATAGGTTCACCAAAATTTACATCACCGTGTCCGTAATTCTTAAGATTTTTTAAGGCTTTAAAAATACCAAAAATAGACTCACTTTCTTTGCTTTTGCCTTTGAGTTCGCTCAGATACGTATTCACTTCCATCACATGTTCGTAACCAATATAAACAGGCACTAACGTGATTGGGCGATCAACACCACGTAACATAGATTGGATCGTCATCGCTAACATACCGGTTTTAGGTGACAACAAGCGTCCAGTTCTAGAGCGTCCACCTTCTGTGTAGTATTTAACCGGATAACCCTTAATAAAGAGTTGTGAAAGATACTCACGGAAAACCGCCGAATATAATTTGTTGCCTTTAAAGCTGCGTCGTAAAAAGAAAGCGCCAGCTTTTCTAAAAATAGGGCCTGCAGGCCAGAAGTTCAGGTTAATACCAGCGGCAATATGCGGTGGAACAAGTCCTTCATGGTAAATAACATAAGTAAGTAACAAGTAATCCATATGGCTACGGTGACAAGGCACATACACAATCTCATGGCCTTTTTGCGCCAAATCTCTTAGCTTGTCGGCATTGTGGACACGAATGCCATTGTATATTTTGTTCCAAACCCAAGTTAAAACGCGAGAACCCATACGAATATAATTTTCGTTGTAATCACCTGCGATTTCTTCCAGTAGTTTTTTAGCATTAGCTTTGGCTTCATCTAGAGAAATGTCTTTATCTTCCATTTCCTCCTGTAACGCTTTTTTTAATGCGGGGCTAGCCAACATACTATTAAAAAAGGCTTGGCGAGCCATTACTTTTGGGCCTGTTGCTACAATTCGCTGGCGTTCAAAGTGAATTCGCGCCACGCGTAATAGCTTATGAGCTGTATCTTCAGACGTACCAAAGTCGTTAACCATTTTTTGTAGAGATACCGGCTTACTAATACGAATAAAACTATGACGACCATATAAAAGAACGATCATCATTTTTCTAAATGGAGTAGTTTGTAATTTTTGCGTAATGATATCCATTAAGCGCGTTTTACGATTGCTGTTTTTCACCGTGCCAGGGTTTCTTCCCCAACAAATCATTACCGGGACAAATTGTATATCTTGTCCGGTGCGCTCAACCAACTCAAGCATTGCCTGACCGGTTTTTAAAGCGCGTTTAGCATGGTGTTTCTCATTCATAAAAATAGAGTCAACGGGCTTTACACCAATAGTGCGTTTTACTGACTCACCTTCAATGTCGATTTTACCAAATGGTGAAGGTAGGTTAAGGCGTTTAGCCGCTTGTTTTAAGGCTAACTTATCCGTGTACGAGTTAGTCATAAGGACATAAGAAATCGGTTTGCTTGAATCAATACCGTTCTCGGTATTTTTCTCGTCTGTGACTAGTTGTGTGCGGATAAACGGACGAGTTAACCAGTACATCAATACATTTAAAATGGACATAAAAACCTTAATACAAAAATGAAAGCAACGGGGGATTTTAACAAAGGTTAACTAAAATCCCACCATTCTTATTAATTTTATGTTGCACAACCGGAATGCCTGTATATACTGACAGTTATGTTACTGTATGGAAAAACAGATGATGCGCCCACTTACTGCAAGACAATCAGAAATTTTAGACTTAATTAGAGATTCAATTACCTCAACAGGAATGCCACCTACACGAGCGGAAATTGCTAAAACCTTAGGCTTTAAATCAGCTAATGCTGCTGAAGATCACTTGAAGGCATTAGCAAAAAAAGGCTTTATCGAAATGCTTCCTGGCACCTCTCGCGGCATTCGATTAACTGAAGAAGTGGCCAATGACGATATTGGTTTGCCATTAGTGGGTAAAGTAGCGGCTGGTTCGCCAATATTAGCTATGGAACACGTTGACCGACATGTAAATGTTGATCCTGGTATGTTTTCACCAATGGCCGACTTTTTATTGAAAGTTGAAGGTGAAAGTATGAAAGATATTGGTATTTTAGATGGTGATTTGTTAGCGGTGCATAAAACGCAAACTGCTAGAGATGGCCAAGTTGTTGTAGCAAGAGTTGAAGAGGATGTAACGGTTAAACGACTAGAGCGCAAAGGTAGCCAAGTAATTCTCCATGCAGAAAACCCAGAGTTTGACCCAATCAAAGTAGACTTAAACTATCAAGACTTTGCCATTGAAGGATTGGCGGTAGGCGTAATCAGAAACTCATCTTTGATGTAACCGAACAGATTAATTTATTTAAGAGTTGTTAAAATCAACTTATTTTAGAAAACTCTTTTAATAGCCTGATGGGCGGTGACATGCCGTCCACTAGCTTATCCTCATCAATTGCATCAAGTATATCTTTTATAATTTGTAGGTTTTTTGGCTTCTCGCAATCCAGATTCATCATGTTCATTGACCAACGACTAAATAATCTGAAGTTTGCTGGTTCAAAGTAAACTTTTTTAACTTTGTGATGCCTATCGTCGAGCTGAATTTTTTTGTACAAACTTAAAATTACCTTCATATCTCCTTCTAAAACTTGGAGAAAAACGCCACCGTTGTAAATCAAGTTTCCTGTTACATCTAAGTTTGTATTGTTACTTTTTGCTTTTGTTAATAATTGACTTAACTTTTCGTCACTAAAGGCTTTTGTTGCTCTGCTAATATAGACTAATTGATAAAGGCTCATTACTTCGAATCCTATTTATTGGAGTTGTCATAAGCATAGTTAAAAACAAGCAATGTTGCCGATAAATTGTCGAAGTAATTATTATCGTTTAGCTATTGGTTCTGGGATTGTGATTTGATGCTAATTGCTCGCTAGTCGACTTCTCTTTTTCTACAAACTTAAGCCATTGAGTAGCCATTTTTTGAACATTTTTATATTCCGCCGCCATATTTAATGCGTCGATGGCAGCTTCAAATTCTTTTAAGTTAAAGTGAGCCATACCAAGGGCGAGATATAAATTACCGGGATTTGATAGTTGACCGCGCTGTTCTGCTTCAAATGCAGCACTGATCACTTCCCTATATTTTCCTTGCTGAAGTCTAATTTCGGCTATTTGCTGGTGGGCGATACCAGTATCTTCTAATGCAGATAGTACTTCTAAAGTCTCTACAGCTTTATCGTATTCTTTAGCGGTTAACCATGCTTGTGATAAAAACTTAACGTTTTTTACGTTTTTGATTAATACATTTTGGTCAATTCCCTGCTGCATTACCAAGGCCGCTTTGTATGGTAAGCCATTAAAGTAATATATTTGAGCAAGATTTCTAAAGTCGGATTGCTTAGAAATATAACCTTGCTGATAGGCAGCTTCTAATACCGCAAGTTGTTTATCTTCGGCACCCGTTTCGCCGTACATGCCAGCTAATTGCACCCAGTATTCAGGCTTGTTAAAACGGCGTACCATTTCTTCTAAAATTGAGGCCACTTTTTTAGGTTGTTTTAACTCGAAATAGGCGGCGCGTT from Psychrosphaera aestuarii encodes:
- the plsB gene encoding glycerol-3-phosphate 1-O-acyltransferase PlsB, whose product is MSILNVLMYWLTRPFIRTQLVTDEKNTENGIDSSKPISYVLMTNSYTDKLALKQAAKRLNLPSPFGKIDIEGESVKRTIGVKPVDSIFMNEKHHAKRALKTGQAMLELVERTGQDIQFVPVMICWGRNPGTVKNSNRKTRLMDIITQKLQTTPFRKMMIVLLYGRHSFIRISKPVSLQKMVNDFGTSEDTAHKLLRVARIHFERQRIVATGPKVMARQAFFNSMLASPALKKALQEEMEDKDISLDEAKANAKKLLEEIAGDYNENYIRMGSRVLTWVWNKIYNGIRVHNADKLRDLAQKGHEIVYVPCHRSHMDYLLLTYVIYHEGLVPPHIAAGINLNFWPAGPIFRKAGAFFLRRSFKGNKLYSAVFREYLSQLFIKGYPVKYYTEGGRSRTGRLLSPKTGMLAMTIQSMLRGVDRPITLVPVYIGYEHVMEVNTYLSELKGKSKESESIFGIFKALKNLKNYGHGDVNFGEPISLNEILNDQAPEWRSLINPTDVVKPTWLTPVVNHTANKVMGSINDAAVLNTVNLSALALLTSDSHALPRVEMESLIEFYIGLQTSVPYSNLVKTPSESASEIIDEAILLEKVDSDSDEYGTIIKLDNKNAILMSYYRNNVVHLFAIAAIVAAELTHAGKTTRELIQQKVKHILPLLKNEMFITTSDVDGYVEKTLNYFTDNDIIETKDDFISIKNRSSMGSLQLSLLAKIMKDTLQRYALTFNRIQQVHGIQRGELESDCLKLAKRLLTLHDIKAPEYFDKKIISSFVSCLKEQKYVHTDEAGLMHLTDDGKLAADQINSLLESDILQSLQSLG
- the lexA gene encoding transcriptional repressor LexA, which produces MRPLTARQSEILDLIRDSITSTGMPPTRAEIAKTLGFKSANAAEDHLKALAKKGFIEMLPGTSRGIRLTEEVANDDIGLPLVGKVAAGSPILAMEHVDRHVNVDPGMFSPMADFLLKVEGESMKDIGILDGDLLAVHKTQTARDGQVVVARVEEDVTVKRLERKGSQVILHAENPEFDPIKVDLNYQDFAIEGLAVGVIRNSSLM
- a CDS encoding BLUF domain-containing protein; protein product: MSLYQLVYISRATKAFSDEKLSQLLTKAKSNNTNLDVTGNLIYNGGVFLQVLEGDMKVILSLYKKIQLDDRHHKVKKVYFEPANFRLFSRWSMNMMNLDCEKPKNLQIIKDILDAIDEDKLVDGMSPPIRLLKEFSKIS
- a CDS encoding tetratricopeptide repeat protein translates to MKTLITSSLIATGLLLGSSFVGIVPSVDFANAHAEQKRKRTPSLNSRVYSQLARAQQLADDGDVKGGLEVLDSVKAKSGSLNSYETAMMYNFYGFIYYNAERMAEAMSAFEQVIAQDPIPESLEKSTLFSLAQLAMASEKYTKTISFLERWESINEGEIPVKNNVLKAQASYQGKDYKAAAKYIDLALAEAKAQEVEPKENWFVLQRAAYFELKQPKKVASILEEMVRRFNKPEYWVQLAGMYGETGAEDKQLAVLEAAYQQGYISKQSDFRNLAQIYYFNGLPYKAALVMQQGIDQNVLIKNVKNVKFLSQAWLTAKEYDKAVETLEVLSALEDTGIAHQQIAEIRLQQGKYREVISAAFEAEQRGQLSNPGNLYLALGMAHFNLKEFEAAIDALNMAAEYKNVQKMATQWLKFVEKEKSTSEQLASNHNPRTNS